The Maridesulfovibrio sp. genomic sequence CCCTACATCTTTGATCTCGGTGAGGAATGGATAAGATGGACCGGCCTGCCGTTTATCTTCGGTATCTGGACCGTACGCCGCGATGCTGCTGAACGCGAAGACGTAAAACAGGCCATACGAGATCTGATCAGGGCCAAAAAATGGGGCCAAGCCAATATTGAAAAAATCTGCGAAATGACCGCCGACAAGACGATGCTCAATATGGAAGAAAGCCGTTCATACTATGACGGACTTGTATATGATTTAGGCAAAACAGAAATCGAAGGTCTTAAAGTTTTCGCGAAATATCTGGTTAAGACCGGACAAATAAATCATATTCCTGAACTCGAATTTATTGAAATATAATAAAATCCACTATGGAAAATCAAGGTTCCGGGAAGCCCATGCAAAAATTATCTCAAATTGATTCTAAATATTTTTTAAGTTAGCTGATGCTGAATTTAAAATAGCCCCACAATAAAGGCCTTAATATCATTAAAGATATTAAGGCCTTTATTAATAAATACTTACAAAACTAACTGCAAAACGCAGCCAAGAATTTTGGGAATCTTAAAAAAGTATCAATAGGATTTTAAGCACTGTCAGAGCCGCTGAAACCTATCCTGCAAGCTGCTTAACGTGTTCAATAAAATAACGCACAGCAGGGAAAAATTCTCGTCCCTGCAGATGTGCAAGATAGAAGCTTCTTTCCAGATTCAAAGGCAGGTCCTTGATATGAACAAGCTCCCCGGAATCGATAAGTGACTGTGCCGCAAGCCTTGAAGTTACGCTTACCCCAAGCCCAGCCCTAACACACTGAACTACAGCCTGAGTGGATTCTACCCAGACAGTTACATTCAGTTCACGTACGCTGGTACCCATTTCAGTCAAGCCGGCTTCAAGCGCTTTGCGGGTGCCAGAACCGCCTTCACGCATAACCCATGGCAGCTCGGCCAGATGCTGGATATCATCAATACCGTCATAGTTGCGCACAAGCACAGGAGGAGCAACGATAACAAGCTCATCCCTCATGATGGGGACAAACTCGATATTTGGTACATCGACAGTTGCACCCACAACACCGAGAATTAGCTCACCACTGCGAACTTTTTCGAGTATTTCAGTCGTATCACCAACAGAAAGATGAACACTGACATCAGGATATTTTTTGCAATAGTTGTATAAAAGATCAGGCAAAAGATAGTGCGATGGAATCGTACTACCACCGATCTCCAGATCGCCAACTACTTTATCACGCAGGATATTTATTTCATTTTCGGCTTTACCTATCAGATGGTAAATATCCTTTGCATTACGGTAAAGAACTTCGCCGGCCTGCGTTGCCATAATAGACCGCCCCAAACGATCAAACAAGTGAACGCCAAGCTCTTCTTCAAGGGTAGAAATATGAGCACTGATAGTTGGCTGAGAAAGAAATAGTTCTTTGCCTGCCTTAGAAAAACTTTTTAATTCATAAACTTTGCAGAAAGCTTCGAGTCGACGTAAATCCATGTAATCTCTCGTATCGAAAATATCTATATGTAATTATAAAAAAAAGGGACGGAATGACTTCCGCCCCTTTGAATAAGCATTGATTTATGCTTCCTGAGCTTCTTCAGCAGGTGCTGCTGCTTCAACAGAAGCTTCAGCACGTTTGGTAAGCTCGATGATGCACATAGGAGCGCAATCACCCTTACGGGGATCAGCGAGCTTGATGATGCGTGTGTAACCACCACCGCCGCCAACATAGCGGGGTCCGATTTCATCGAAGAGCCTCTTAACAAGACCATGGTTCTCAAGAGTCTTGTATGCAAGACGTCTGGAGTGGAGATCATTGCGAAGGGCAAGGGTGATCAGCTTTTCACAGGAGCTTCTCAGTTCCTTTGCCTTGGGCTCTGTGGTACGGATATGTTCGTAGGTCAGCAGGGAGCGAACCATGTTTTTCAGCATGGCTTTCCTGTGAGAATTGCTCCTGTTGAACTTTCTTCCGGACTTTTTATGCCTCATTTTTCTCTTTCCTCTTCAGCCATTCCTGATGCTTTTTATCGAAATCCTCGAGGATCATACCGAACTTGAGATCCATGCTGTCAAGAACACGACGGATTTCGTCGAGAGACTTACGTCCGAAGTTCTTGGTTTTAAGCATGGCCTGTTCAGTGCGCTGCACAAGTTCACCAACAATACGGATGTTGGCAGCCTTGAGGCAGTTTGTAGCACGAACGGACAGTTCGAGTTCATCGATGCTCTTGAACAGATTCGGGTTAAGATCGAGGTCGCTTTCTTTGGACTCTTCCTGCTCGGATCCCATTTCATCAAAATTGATGAATACGGAGAGCTGATCCTTGAGGATTTTTGCACTGTAGGCAATTGCATCCTCAGGGGTAACGGAACCGTCAGTGAAAACTTCGAGGATAAGTTTGTCATAGTTGGTCATCTGACCGACACGGGCCTGCTCCACACTGTAAGCAACCTTACGAATGGGAGAGAAGCTTGAGTCGAGCACAATATGACCGATCTCATTGACAAGACCATCGTGCATGTCAGCAGGAACATAGCCCTTGCCCATGCGGATCTCGAAAGTCATCTCCATGTCCATCTTCTCAGACAGAGTCGCAATAATCTGCTCAGGATTGAGGACTTTGACGTTCTGGTTTTCCTGAATATCAGCTGCGGTGACGACGCCCTGTTTGTTTACCCTGAGGGTAAGAAACTGGGGTTCATCTGTAGTCATTGCGAATCTGATCTGCTTGATGTTCAGAACAATCTCAGTCACATCTTCCATCACACCTTCAATAGTGGTGAATTCGTGCTGAACTCCTTCGATCTTTACAGCAACCGCGGCAGCTCCCTGCATTGAGGAGAGCAGCACTCTCCGAAGAGAGTTACCGATGGTTGTTCCAAATCCGCGCTCAAGGGGTTCACAAATGAACTTACCGTAAAGCTCGTTAGACTTGGGGTCACGCACAAGCTGTTCCGGCTTAACCAGCTCGGCCCAGTTGCGGGTGTTGATGAGTTTGTCACCGTCTTGAATAAGCATGCACTAATCCTTCTTATTTGGAGTACAGCTCGACAATCAGCTGTTCGTTGATAGGGAACTGGATATCTTCCCTAGTCGGCATCGCTTTAACTTCACCTTTAAATTTTGCGCCATCGGATTCAAGCCACTCAGGGCAACCGCGACGGGCAATAACTTCCTGTGCTTCAGTAATCACGGGGATTTTACGGGATTCTTCACGAACCTCGATTACATCACCGGGCTTAACGTGCATAGAAGGAACATTAACACGTCTGCCGTTTTTGGTGAAGATGCCGTGTTTCACGAGCTGGCGAGCCTGCGCACGGGAGTTGGCAAAACCAAGACGGTAAACAGTATTATCAAGGCGGGTCTCAAGAAGCATGAGCAGGTTCGCACCGGTAACACCCTTCATGGAATCAGCACGCTTGAAATAGCTGCGGAACTGGCCTTCCAGGACACCGTACATGCGACGCACTTTCTGCTTCTCACGAAGCTGAATAGCGTAGTCACTCATTTTCTTTCTCATGCGACCGGCAATACCGGGAGCATAAGGACGACGTTCATAAGAACACTTATCAGTAAAGCAGCGGTCGCCTTTAATGAAAAGCTTTTCGCCTTCTCGGCGGCACAGTCTGCATTTTGCTTTAGTATATCTGGCCAAGGTTATTACTCCTTCGAAATTAGACCCTGCGACGTTTCGGCGGACGACAGCCGTTGTGCGGGATGGGTGTTATATCGCGAATGAAGTTAACCTTCATACCGACGTTACCGATTGCGCGCATAGCTGCTTCACGACCGGAGCCGGGGCCTTTGACAAAAATACCAACAGTACGCATACCCTGATCCTGAGCTTTTCTGGCAGCGGTTTCAGCAGCAACCTGTGCAGCAAAGGGAGTAGATTTTCTGGATCCCTTGAAACCGGAAGCACCGGAAGTAGCCCAGCTGATTACGTTACCTTTCAGATCAGTGAAGGTAATGATGGTATTATTGAATGTTGCTTTTACGTGAGCGATGCCCACGGGAACATTCTTTTTCTCTTTTTTCTTGCCGGAACGGCGAGGTCTAGCCATACCATTCTCTCCAGAATGAATTTATATCAGCAGCACGAAGACCTTATCATGGTCTGACAACTGCGGATTGAATTATTTCTTCTTTCTGCTCATGACAGAGCGACGGGGACCTTTGCGAGTTCTTGCGTTGGTCTTAGAGCTCTGACCGCGCACGGGCAATCCGCGACGGTGACGCAGTCCGCGGTAACATCCGATATCCATCAGACGCTTAATGTCAGCAATCTGATCGCGGCGAAGGTCACCTTCAACTTTGTAATTATCTTCAAGTTCCTTACGGATGGTGTTCACCTGCTCGCCACTGAGATCGTCAGTTTTGAGTGTCCAGTCAATACCAACAGTATCAAGAATCTTGAGAGCGGTAGTCCGACCTACACCGTAGATGTAAGTCAGTGCAATATCCAAACGCTTATTTTTCGGAAGGTCTACTCCAGCGATACGAGCCACAGTTATACCTCTCTATCCTTGACGCTGTTTGTGTCTGGGGTTGTCACAAATAACCCTCAGAACACCCTTGCGTCTGATTACTTTGCATTTGGGACAAATCTTCTTAACAGATGGTCTTACTTTCATGACCGTCTCCAAATAATGCAGTTAAACAGTTTCAACAGTCGGGAGCTAGCCGACTGTGGGCCTAATGCCTCAGCTACCCACTGAAGGGTAACCGTACCATGCCAGTCTTTCGTTGCCGCGAAATTCAAGACGTGTACTCTACAGAATGATTTTAAAAAAATCAACCCCTCTGGAGTACCTAAAAATAATTTATGACAGGCTCAAAATCTGAGGCCCGTCCGCAGTAATGGCAATGGTGTGCTCGAAATGGGCGGACAGCTTCCCGTCCTTGGTCACAGCGGTCCAATTGTCATCGAGAATCTCGATATCGTGAGAACCTTCGGTCACCATCGGTTCGATGGCGAGGACCATTCCCGTTCTAAGCTGCACACCTGGAAGACCCGAGGGTACAAAGTTGGGTACTTCAGGTTTTTCATGAAGGTTTCGCCCGATGCCGTGCCCCACAAAACGGCGCACAACTCCGAACCCTGCTCCTTCAGCATATTCCTGAACTGCCCGGGAAATATCATAAAGACTGTTACCAGGCAATGCCTGTTTGATACCGAGCATAAGAGATTCACGGGTAACATCAAGGAGCTTACGGGTAGAGTCAGCAATAGCACCTACCGGGTAAGTACGGGCTGAGTCCCCATAAAATCCCTGATAAATAACACCCATATCAATGCTGACTATATCACCTTCTTCAAGAACTCTTTTCTCAGAAGGAAATCCGTGAACAATTTCCTCGTTCACAGAGCAGCAAAGGGCGAATGGAAATCCGTGGTAACCTTTAAAAGCCGGTTTAACCCCGAAACCTTCGCAGGCTTGGCAGGCTGCTTCTTCAAGGCTCATGGTCGTAATCCCCGGCTTGATAGCCTCGCCCAACATATCCAGTATGGTAGAAACAAGACGATTGGCCTCACGCATGAGGCCAATCTCCTTGTCATTTTTGAGGTAGATACCTCTGTACTTTTTCAAAGCAATTACCTGCCTTTGATCTTACTGCCCTTACCCATGAGTCCCTCATACTGACGGGAAATCATGTAGGATTCAATCTTACCCATAAAGTCCATGGCTACACCGACAACGATGAGCAGTGCGGTTCCACCAAAGTAGAAAGGCACGTTGAACTGAGCGATCAGAATCATAGGCAGTACGCAGATAGCTGCTACGTACAGAGATCCCCAGAGAGTGATCCTGGTCAGAATACGGTCAATGTATTCACGTGTTCTGTTACCGGGACGAATACCGGGAATAAAACCACCCTGTTTCTGAATATTCTCTGCTATTCCTTTGGGATCAAACATGATCGCAGTGTAAAAATAACAGAAGAATATAATCAGGGCGACGTATACAAGGTTATATACGATGGAAGACGGAGCGAAGTACGCAGAGAACTTGGAAAGAATCTCATTGTTCGAAAAACTGGCCAAGGTTGCTGGGAACATCAGGATACTGGATGCAAAGATGGGGGGAATAACACCGGCGGTGTTAATTCGCAGGGGCAGATGTGTGGTCTGTCCGCCCATCATTTTACGTCCCATCATGCGCTTGGCATAATGGATTGGAATCCTGCGCTGTCCACGCTCCATATATACGATAAAAGCGAGAATGGCGACCATAAATGCCAAAACAAAAAGAAGCAGGAAAAGTGTAATCTCACCAGCCTGCATCAATCTGAAAGTATTGAAAATAGCGGCGGGAAGTCCTGCCACAATACCGGCAAAAATGATCATAGAGATACCGTTACCAATGCCTTTCTCGGTCATTTGCTCACCGAGCCACATCAGAAAAACAGTACCTGCTGTCAGAGTCAGGATGGTTATTCCGCGGAAAGCCCATCCTGCATGCAGTACAACAGGGGCACCGGTAGGACTGGTCATACTTTCCAGCCCGACAGCGATGCCGAAACCCTGAACTAATGTAATCAGTACAGTGCCGTATCTGGTGTACTGTGTAATCTTCTTGCGTCCCTGAGCCCCTTCTTCCTGAAGCCGTTTAATGGTGGGACTGACCACACCTAGAAGTTGAACGATAATAGACGCGGATATATAGGGCATGATCCCTAACGCGAATATGGACAAGTTACGCAACCCGCCGCCTGAGAACATGTCAAAAAGGCCGAAGAGAGTGTTGGAAACACTCTCAAAAAAATCGGCCAATGCTGAGCTGTCTACGCCCGGGACCGGGATATGAATCCCGATCCGGTAGACAGCCAGAAGAAGAAAAGTCCAAAGGAGCTTTTTCTTCAGTTCCGGCAGTCGGGAAAGATTATCAACTCCAGACAATGCCACGTTTTATCCTTCCAGGGCTTTGGCAGTACCACCTGCCTTTGTGATCTTTTCAGTCGCAGATGCGCTGAAGCGGTGTGCTTCGATGGTTACGGCAGCACCAACTTCACCCATACCGAGGACTTTAACGAGTGCACCTTTTTTGCAAAGGCCTTTTTCGTAAATGTCTTCAAGGGAGATTTCGGTTTTACCTTCGAAGGCGCCAAGAATCTGACCTACGTTGAGAGCTACGTACTCTTCGCGGAAAGGATTCTTGAAACCGCGCTTAGGCAGACGACGAGCCAGAGGCATCTGACCGCCTTCAAACCAGGCAGGGACACCGCCGCCGGAGCGAGCATTCTGTCCTTTATGACCCTTGCCGGAGGTTCCACCCCAGCCGGAGCCGCCGCCGCGACCTACGCGCTTGCGATTTTTACGTTCCTCTTCGAACGGATATATTTCGTGCAGCCTCATGATTCAGTTACCTCCACAAGGTGCTCAACTTTTTTGATCATCCCTCTGATGACGGGAGAATCTTCAAAGCTTTTTTCCTGTCTGATCTTGCGCAGTCCCAGTGCCTTAACAGTGGCACGCTGTTTGGGATTGCAGCCGATCATGCTGCGTACGAGTTTTACCTTAAGCATAACTATGTCCTCCTACTTTCTGGGAGTCACAACTGTCTTCCCGCGAAGCTGACCAACTTCTTCAGCACTGCGAAGGGAAGCAAGTCCGGCGATAGTCGCGCGAAGGACGTTATGCGGGTTGTTGGTGCCGATAGCCTTAGTAAGGATATCGTGTACGCCTACAACTTCAAGTACCGCACGCACAGGACCACCGGCGATGATACCGGTACCCTTGGAGGCGGGCTTGAGCATTACGCGTCCTGCACCGTAACGGCCGAGAACTTCGTAAGGGAGAGTTCCGTCCAGCAAAGGAACGGAGATCATTTCTTTGCGAGCTTTCTCAGAAGCTTTTCTGATAGCTTCAGGAACCTCGTTTGCCTTACCAAGTCCGAAACCGACCTGACCTTTACCGTCACCTACCACAACCAGGGCGCTGAAGGAAAACCTTCTACCACCCTTAACAACTTTAGCTACTCGGTTGAGGTAAACGATTTTTTCAATCAGACCCAGATCATTCTGTTCCATGGATATTCCCATAAGTTTAGAATTTCAGGCCACCCTCACGAGCGCCGTCTGCCAGGGCCTTGACCCTGCCGTGATAGATATAACCGCTACGGTCGAAAACAACTGTTTCGATCTTGAGTTCCTTAGCCTTTGCAGCAATGTCTTTACCGACCTGAGCTGCAGTCTCGCAGGTAAGCTTAAGAGCTTCACCGTCTTTGGCGAGGGCTTTGGAAGAAGAAGCGGTCACGGTTTTGCCAATCAGATCATCCACGAGCTGAGCGTAGATGTGCTTATTTGAACGGAATACAACAAGACGCGGGCGAGCTGCAGTACCGCTGATTTTTTTGCGGATGCGGATCTTTTTACGCTGTCTTGCCTGTTCTTTAGTCATTTTCATGGCTTTACCCTACTATTTACCGGACTTACCGGCTTTACGTCTGATCTGTTCATCGATGTACTTGACGCCCTTGCCTTTATAAGGCTCCGGCGGACGTACACGACGCAGCTGCGCTGCAACTTCACCGACCAACTGCTTGTCTACGCCGCTGATGGTGAGCTTTGTGTTGCCTTCTGCGCTAGCTTCAATTCCAGCAGGCAGTTCATAGTTAACGGGGTGGGAGAAACCAACGTTAAGAACGATGTTTTTACCCTGTACGCTAACCTTGTAACCAACACCGACTACTTCCAAAGTCTTGGAGAAGCCTTTGGAGACTCCTTCAATGCAGTTGGAAAGCAGGGAACGGTGCAGGCCGTGCTGAGCACGTTCCTGACGGGAATCGCCAGACCTCTTCACCTCGACCACATTATCAGCAACGGAAAAGCTGACCATGGGGTGTACCGGGGTGGTGATGGTGCCTTTGGGTCCCTTTACGGAAACCACATCTGCACCAACAGTTACTTCCACTCCGGAAGGTATATCAATAGGTTTTTTTCCAATTCTGGACATAATAAAACCTCTCTACCAGATTTCGCACAAGAGTTCGCCGCCAACGTTAAGCTCTTTAGCTTTAACGCCGTCAACTACGCCCTTTGAAGTGGAAAGTATGCAAATCCCAAGTCCGTTGAGGACTGAGGGAATATCTTCAACGCCTACAAACACGCGACGACCGGGTGTGCTGATTTTTTTCATGCCACTAATAAGGGCTTTTCCATCAACATACTTGAGGGTGACGTTAATTTCGTTATCTTCAGCAGTGAAGTCAACGATATAACCTTCATCCTTGAGAATCCCGGCGATAGCTGTTTTGATCTTGGACCCGGGAATGGACACGGACTTATGATAAGCACCGTGAGCATTGCGAATGCGGGTCAGCATATCGGCGATAGGATCGACAACAGGCATTTTAAACTCCTTATATTACCAGCTGGCTTTACGCACGCCGGGAAGTTCACCCGCAAGGGCCTTTTCCCTGAAGCAGATACGGCAGATGCCATATTTGCGCAGGAATGCACGAGGACGACCGCAGATGGGACATCTGTTATATTCGCGCACTTTGAACTTAGGCTTACGTTTCGCCTTAACTTTTAAAGCTGTCCTGGCCAAAACGATATCCTCCTATTTCTTGAAGGGCATTCCAAGAAGCTCGAGGAGCATCTTGCCTTCTTTATCAGTTTTAGCGGAGGTGACGATAGTCACGTTCATCCCTTTAGTAATCTCGATTTTATCGAGCTGAATCTCAGGAAAGATAGTCAGTTCCTTGATTCCGAGGGTGAAGTTGCCGCGTCCATCGAAGCCTTTGTCAGGAATTCCGCGGAAGTCGCGAACACGAGGAAGTGCAAAGCTGATCAGCTTATCCAGGAAGTCCCACATGAGATCTCTGCGAAGAGTTACACGGGAACCTACAGGCATTCCTTCGCGCAGCTTAAAAGCTGCAATTGACTTTTTCGCTCTGGTGACAACTGCGCGCTGACCTGCAATAGCAGTCAGTTCTTCAACAGCACCGTCGATGAGCTTAGCGTTCTGGCTTGCTTCACCGAGTCCGATGTTCAGAGAGATTGCCTTTATACCGGGAATCTCCATCGAACTCTTGTACCCGAACTCTTTGTTAAGAGCCGGGGCGACCTTGTCCGTATATATTTTTTCGAGACGTGTCATCGCAAAACCCTAGTCGATGATTTCGTTACATTTTTTACAAAAACGGATGTTTTTTCCGTCTTCGGTCTCACGTACGCCAACTCGGGTTGCTTTAGTGCAAGCGGGGCACACAACCTGAATGTTGGAGATGTGAATAGGGGCTTCTTTCTCAACGATTCCGCCGGGCTGGTTTGCATAAGGGTTCGGCTTGGTGTGCCTGGAAACCATATTAACCTGCTCTACAAGGACAGTGTCCTTCTTGCGGTTGATCTTGAGGACCTTACCGATCTTCCCCTTATCCTTGCCGGCGATGACCATTACTTTGTCATCAACATGTATCTTGTTCATGCCGTTTACCTTCTTGTGATAAGGATTACAGAACCTCGGGAGCGAGAGAAACGATCTTCATGAAGCCTGCGCCTCTGAGTTCTCTTGCTACGGGCCCGAAGATACGGGTCCCTACCGGGTCCATGGAGTTGTTCAGAAGAACGGCAGAGTTATTGTCGAACTTGATGTAGGAACCGTCAGGACGACCAATTTCTTTTTTGGTACGAACAACAACTGCCTTCATCACAGCGCCCTTCTTCACTTTGGAATGGGGCATCGCTTCCTTAACGGAAACCACAATAATGTCTCCGACACTGGCGTAGCGTCTCTTGGAACCGCCAAGTACCTTGATGCAAGATACTTTTTTGGCACCAGAGTTATCTGCTACGTCAAGTTTAGATTCTACCTGAATCATAGCTAATACCCCTAAACTGCTTTTTCCAGAATTTTATCGAGATGCCACCTTTTGCGCCGGCTAAGGGGGCGGAATTCAACAATCTGCACCTTATCGCCGATACCGCACTCGTTGGACGGATCATGTGCCATGAATTTGGTGTGGCGACGGATGAATTTTTTATACAGGGGGTGCTTAACGAGGGTCTCACAACGAACGACAATTGTCTTGTCGGCTTTGTCGGAGACAACAACGCCGGTCAGCACGCGCCTGTTTCCTTTCAGATTAAGCTCTGCCATGGCTTATGCTCCCAGTTCCTTTTCACGCTGCACGGTGAGGATCTTTGCGATGTCTTTTTTAACATCGGACAGTCTCTGGGTGTTTTCCAGCTGAGCAGTAGCGTGCTGGAAACGAAGGTTGAAAAGCTCCTGACGAGCTTCTGCAAGCTTCTCATTCAGAGCAGCGTTGTCGAGTTCACGAAGTTCTTTGGCTTTCATTTTACAATCCCTCCTTGACTACAATGGTAGTTTTAACAGGAAGCTTGTGAGATGCACGGACCAAAGCTTCTTTGGCCAGTTCAATATCAACGCCCTTAACTTCGTACAGAATACGACCGGGTTTAACCGGGGCAACCCAACCGACTGGGGAACCTTTACCTTTACCCTGTCTGACTTCAGCAGGCTTGGCAGTGATAGGCATGTCGGGGAAAACCCTGATCCAAACCTGACCGCCACGCTTGATGTGACGCATGATAGCGATACGAGCTGATTCAATCTGGTTGTTGGTAAGTTTTCCGTGTTCCAGAGTCTTAATCGCGATATCGCCAAAAGCGATAGTAGAACCGCGCTGGGCTTTACCTTTCAGACGACCTTTCTGACGTTTACGGAATTTAACTTTCTTAGGTGATAGCATTACTGTTCCACCTCGTGGTCGAGAATTTCACCTTTGAAGATCCAGACCTTGATGCCAATGACACCGTAGGTGGTGTTAGCTCTTGCTACACCGTAATCGATGTCAGCTCTAAGAGTCTGAAGGGGCACACGGCCATCGCGGTACCATTCGGTACGAGCAATTTCAGCACCGGCAAGACGACCGGCACAAGCCACTTTGATACCCTCTGCGCCGAACTTGCGGGCAAGGCCCACAATGCGCTTCATAGCGCGGCGGAAAGCCACACGGCGCTCAAGCTGCTGTGCAATATTTTCAGCAACGAGCTGCGCGTCGGTTTCGGGACGGCGAATTTCATTTACTTCGAGAGCGAATTCTTTATTGAATTTTCTACGAAGATCTTCACGGAGCTTTTCGATCTCAACACCTTTACGGCCGATAACGATACCGGGACGTGCAGTGTGGATGATCAGACGGATTTTGCCGCCGGCACGCTCAATCTCGATTTTGGAGACACCTGCGTGAAAGATCTTCTCTTTTACATATTTACGAATGCTGTCGTCTTCGTAGACGAAAGCGGGATAGTCCTTACTGGAGAACCATCTGGAAAGCCAGTTCTTGGTGTATCCAAGTCTGAAGCCGTATGGATGTACTTTCTGACCCATGACACTACCCTACATTTCTTTTACTACGACGGTTATATGGCTGGTGCGCTTGCGAATGCGATACGCACGACCCATAGCCCTGGGCTGAATTCTCTTCCAGGTAGGACCTTCGTCAACTTTAACGATGTCCACGCAGAGAGAGTCAACATCCACTCCGGGAATCTGCTCGGCATTAGCCACTGCAGAGTAA encodes the following:
- the rpsK gene encoding 30S ribosomal protein S11; the encoded protein is MARPRRSGKKKEKKNVPVGIAHVKATFNNTIITFTDLKGNVISWATSGASGFKGSRKSTPFAAQVAAETAARKAQDQGMRTVGIFVKGPGSGREAAMRAIGNVGMKVNFIRDITPIPHNGCRPPKRRRV
- the rpsD gene encoding 30S ribosomal protein S4, which produces MARYTKAKCRLCRREGEKLFIKGDRCFTDKCSYERRPYAPGIAGRMRKKMSDYAIQLREKQKVRRMYGVLEGQFRSYFKRADSMKGVTGANLLMLLETRLDNTVYRLGFANSRAQARQLVKHGIFTKNGRRVNVPSMHVKPGDVIEVREESRKIPVITEAQEVIARRGCPEWLESDGAKFKGEVKAMPTREDIQFPINEQLIVELYSK
- the rpmD gene encoding 50S ribosomal protein L30: MLKVKLVRSMIGCNPKQRATVKALGLRKIRQEKSFEDSPVIRGMIKKVEHLVEVTES
- the rplO gene encoding 50S ribosomal protein L15; translated protein: MRLHEIYPFEEERKNRKRVGRGGGSGWGGTSGKGHKGQNARSGGGVPAWFEGGQMPLARRLPKRGFKNPFREEYVALNVGQILGAFEGKTEISLEDIYEKGLCKKGALVKVLGMGEVGAAVTIEAHRFSASATEKITKAGGTAKALEG
- the rpmJ gene encoding 50S ribosomal protein L36 gives rise to the protein MKVRPSVKKICPKCKVIRRKGVLRVICDNPRHKQRQG
- the rpsM gene encoding 30S ribosomal protein S13, whose protein sequence is MARIAGVDLPKNKRLDIALTYIYGVGRTTALKILDTVGIDWTLKTDDLSGEQVNTIRKELEDNYKVEGDLRRDQIADIKRLMDIGCYRGLRHRRGLPVRGQSSKTNARTRKGPRRSVMSRKKK
- the map gene encoding type I methionyl aminopeptidase, whose protein sequence is MKKYRGIYLKNDKEIGLMREANRLVSTILDMLGEAIKPGITTMSLEEAACQACEGFGVKPAFKGYHGFPFALCCSVNEEIVHGFPSEKRVLEEGDIVSIDMGVIYQGFYGDSARTYPVGAIADSTRKLLDVTRESLMLGIKQALPGNSLYDISRAVQEYAEGAGFGVVRRFVGHGIGRNLHEKPEVPNFVPSGLPGVQLRTGMVLAIEPMVTEGSHDIEILDDNWTAVTKDGKLSAHFEHTIAITADGPQILSLS
- a CDS encoding selenium metabolism-associated LysR family transcriptional regulator, producing the protein MDLRRLEAFCKVYELKSFSKAGKELFLSQPTISAHISTLEEELGVHLFDRLGRSIMATQAGEVLYRNAKDIYHLIGKAENEINILRDKVVGDLEIGGSTIPSHYLLPDLLYNYCKKYPDVSVHLSVGDTTEILEKVRSGELILGVVGATVDVPNIEFVPIMRDELVIVAPPVLVRNYDGIDDIQHLAELPWVMREGGSGTRKALEAGLTEMGTSVRELNVTVWVESTQAVVQCVRAGLGVSVTSRLAAQSLIDSGELVHIKDLPLNLERSFYLAHLQGREFFPAVRYFIEHVKQLAG
- a CDS encoding DNA-directed RNA polymerase subunit alpha, with product MLIQDGDKLINTRNWAELVKPEQLVRDPKSNELYGKFICEPLERGFGTTIGNSLRRVLLSSMQGAAAVAVKIEGVQHEFTTIEGVMEDVTEIVLNIKQIRFAMTTDEPQFLTLRVNKQGVVTAADIQENQNVKVLNPEQIIATLSEKMDMEMTFEIRMGKGYVPADMHDGLVNEIGHIVLDSSFSPIRKVAYSVEQARVGQMTNYDKLILEVFTDGSVTPEDAIAYSAKILKDQLSVFINFDEMGSEQEESKESDLDLNPNLFKSIDELELSVRATNCLKAANIRIVGELVQRTEQAMLKTKNFGRKSLDEIRRVLDSMDLKFGMILEDFDKKHQEWLKRKEKNEA
- the rplR gene encoding 50S ribosomal protein L18; its protein translation is MKMTKEQARQRKKIRIRKKISGTAARPRLVVFRSNKHIYAQLVDDLIGKTVTASSSKALAKDGEALKLTCETAAQVGKDIAAKAKELKIETVVFDRSGYIYHGRVKALADGAREGGLKF
- the rpsE gene encoding 30S ribosomal protein S5, translated to MEQNDLGLIEKIVYLNRVAKVVKGGRRFSFSALVVVGDGKGQVGFGLGKANEVPEAIRKASEKARKEMISVPLLDGTLPYEVLGRYGAGRVMLKPASKGTGIIAGGPVRAVLEVVGVHDILTKAIGTNNPHNVLRATIAGLASLRSAEEVGQLRGKTVVTPRK
- the rplQ gene encoding 50S ribosomal protein L17; protein product: MRHKKSGRKFNRSNSHRKAMLKNMVRSLLTYEHIRTTEPKAKELRSSCEKLITLALRNDLHSRRLAYKTLENHGLVKRLFDEIGPRYVGGGGGYTRIIKLADPRKGDCAPMCIIELTKRAEASVEAAAPAEEAQEA
- the secY gene encoding preprotein translocase subunit SecY; amino-acid sequence: MALSGVDNLSRLPELKKKLLWTFLLLAVYRIGIHIPVPGVDSSALADFFESVSNTLFGLFDMFSGGGLRNLSIFALGIMPYISASIIVQLLGVVSPTIKRLQEEGAQGRKKITQYTRYGTVLITLVQGFGIAVGLESMTSPTGAPVVLHAGWAFRGITILTLTAGTVFLMWLGEQMTEKGIGNGISMIIFAGIVAGLPAAIFNTFRLMQAGEITLFLLLFVLAFMVAILAFIVYMERGQRRIPIHYAKRMMGRKMMGGQTTHLPLRINTAGVIPPIFASSILMFPATLASFSNNEILSKFSAYFAPSSIVYNLVYVALIIFFCYFYTAIMFDPKGIAENIQKQGGFIPGIRPGNRTREYIDRILTRITLWGSLYVAAICVLPMILIAQFNVPFYFGGTALLIVVGVAMDFMGKIESYMISRQYEGLMGKGSKIKGR